Proteins from one Homalodisca vitripennis isolate AUS2020 chromosome 3, UT_GWSS_2.1, whole genome shotgun sequence genomic window:
- the LOC124357712 gene encoding parapinopsin-like: MTDDTVLVAPMSGLLMPHEGYVAAAITLFFIGFFGFFTNLIVIILMCREKQLWTPLNVILFNLVLSDFSVSILGNPWTLASAVARRWLFGRLMCIMYGFFMSLLGISSITTLMVLSFERYLIISRPFHSRHLTHKGAICLILAIWTYSLVLTAPPLFGWGAYVNEAANISCSVNWETRSYNATTYILFLFAMGLVVPVVVICFSYINIIRTMKKNMLAMGRVTKAESRVAIMVFVMIVAFFIAWTPYAVLALVIQFGNASIHPAVAVVPALVAKSSICYNPIIYVGLNTQFRSAWQRLLGVHISQETSGEVGATVASPANQSLVQLDDSDNKSKSNSRLSNFFSSNSRSKIPKNLFVMIKGRDQTTTTRIVSEAEQGPKKKMFSQRIPSERKKKRPKRDMRKELSADCCKIEIQQLPDRKGVKSEPSSPAEHVL, translated from the exons ATGACTGATGACACCGTACTGGTCGCGCCCATGTCGGGCCTGTTGATGCCTCATGAAGGCTACGTAGCTGCTGCTATTACACTCTTCTTCATCGGATTTTTTGGTTTCTTCACGAACTTGATTGTCATCATACTCATGTGTCGTGAAAAGCAG TTATGGACTCCTTTGAACGTTATCTTGTTCAACCTGGTGTTGTCAGACTTCTCAGTATCCATCCTCGGCAACCCCTGGACACTGGCATCGGCAGTGGCTCGTCGCTGGCTCTTCGGCCGGCTCATGTGTATTATGTATGGCTTCTTTATGTCCCTTCTAG GTATCAGTTCCATAACAACGCTGATGGTCCTGTCGTTCGAACGGTACCTGATTATCAGCCGACCATTTCACTCGCGTCACCTGACCCACAAAGGCGCAATATGCCTGATCCTGGCCATCTGGACCTACTCCCTGGTCCTCACTGCGCCACCGCTCTTCGGCTGGGGCGCCTATGTCAACGAGGCAGCTAATATCAG TTGCTCAGTAAACTGGGAGACACGGTCGTACAATGCTACTACTTATATCCTGTTCCTGTTCGCCATGGGTCTTGTGGTGCCAGTCGTCGTCATCTGCTTCTCCTACATTAACATTATCCGCACCATGAAGAAA AACATGCTGGCCATGGGGCGAGTGACCAAGGCAGAGTCCCGGGTGGCTATCATGGTGTTTGTCATGATTGTCGCCTTCTTCATAGCCTGGACTCCCTACGCCGTCCTAGCCCTCGTTATACAGTTCGGCAACGCTTCCATCCACCCGGCCGTAGCAGTCGTACCCGCCCTTGTAGCCAAGAGTAGTATCTGCTACAACCCCATTATATACGTCGGCCTTAACACTCAG TTCCGGTCCGCATGGCAGCGACTGCTGGGAGTGCACATCTCCCAGGAGACGTCGGGCGAGGTGGGAGCCACAGTGGCGAGTCCCGCCAATCAGAGTCTTGTGCAGCTTGATGATTCGGACAACAAAAGCAAGTCCAACTCGCGGCTCTCGAACTTCTTCTCGTCCAACTCCAGGAGTAAGATTCCCAAGAACCTCTTCGTCATGATCAAGGGGAGAGACCAAACGACGACCACTAGGATAGTGAGCGAGGCCGAGCAAGGACCCAAAAAGAAGATGTTTTCCCAGAGGATTCCGTCGGAGAGGAAGAAGAAAAGACCAAAACGTGATATGAGGAAGGAGTTGAGTGCGGACTGCTGCAAGATAGAGATCCAGCAGCTACCTGACCGAAAGGGAGTGAAAAGTGAACCTTCATCGCCTGCCGAGCATGTACTATAA